In the Hordeum vulgare subsp. vulgare chromosome 7H, MorexV3_pseudomolecules_assembly, whole genome shotgun sequence genome, one interval contains:
- the LOC123408595 gene encoding CRM-domain containing factor CFM3, chloroplastic/mitochondrial-like, producing MSPSPVEHEGLAISLYPAPARCRRRPLAPSDGPPHHRRLLLAPRRSTPSPPPRRSPHLLAPVAPPLLADLSPPPALSYEPSALQLATTPTCRAVAALARHPALPVRPSGLQAMPGLVTHVEEGSPGCCGFALLANRPTREARTMRKKKRWTGRDCWGRGSRCSYCIIHSPHPPAPSMAFSPALHLHHPPRLHHLLLSSNPLSSSSCAQYPWLSAWSRPRRGLRPPAPALDLRPEPSPTSGSDDEDAVGTSRHSGRSTMSLILHRLKRAGYSLEAQIPPSTFSQHPRRGSVEDVFRADDGVLPNARGGFDDDAESSLMDARFPWERPMPPPEAAARAARSPAWMAELTLPEPELRRLRHAAMRIKSKTQVGGAGVTREIVAKIKEKWRTDEVVRVKVNGTPALNMRLFHEILERKTGGLVIWRSGTSVSLYRGVAYDVPDTTKGTNRTWQDVGMKSSIKGPPIPSSIPNEKVNSMQGSNGGLVSNTEKEEAIETVPEIKYEEEIGRLLDELGPRYSDWPGSNPLPVDADLLPATIPGYKPPFRVLPYGVRRSLSRKDTTNLRRLARGLPPHFALGRSRQLQGLAAAMVKLWERSSIAKVALKRGVQLTTSERMAEDIKKLTGGVMLSRNNDFVVFYRGKDFLSTELAEALLERERSMKSLQDEEQARLNAKLSFTSSTEAFIESTVAGTLGETLEANSKYGNELVDNHVDKMTRTVEAAKHADLVRKLEWKLALAEKRIAKAERVLGKVETALKPTEDTKPPETITDEERFMFRKLGLRMKAFLLLGRRGVFDGTIENMHLHWKYRELVKILVKAKSFADVKRTALSLEVESGGVLVSVDKVSKGYAIVVFRGKDYKRPSMLRPRNLLSKRKALARSIELQRMEALGRHIEKLNRRVNQLRSELVQMEDVKDQGDEELYAKLDSAYSSEDEDVEDEDDDAYIRSFDNPIARATADDENETAIEDSESSYSNDYDSAEDNGDCDEEDEVNDVEYSDYDEDEDCEPAVISAGNFQPIMYSDFSDGDRPLEEGAESDERCSDLRSR from the exons ATGAGCCCCAGCCCCGTGGAGCACGAGGGGCTCGCGATCTCCCTCTACCCTGCACCGGCCAGGTGCCGCCGTCGGCCTTTGGCGCCCTCCGACGGGCCACCTCACCACCGgcgcctcctcctcgcccctcGCCGGTCCActccgtcgcccccacctcgtcgGTCGCCGCACCTCCTCGCACCCGTTGCCCCTCCTCTACTGGCCGATCTGAGCCCCCCTCCCGCCCTGTCGTACGAGCCGTCGGCACTGCAACTGGCCACCACACCCACTTGTCGTGCCGTCGCCGCGCTCGCGCGCCACCCTGCGCTGCCAGTTCGCCCCTCCGGCCTCCAGGCCATGCCCG GTCTCGTGACACATGTTGAGGAAGGCAGTCCAggctgttgtggctttgcattgCTCGCAAACAGGCCGACCAGAGAGGCGAGGACCATGAG AAAAAAAAAAAGATGGACTGGAAGGGATTGCTGGGGGCGCGGCTCTAGATGCTCCTACTGTATAATCCACTCCCCACATCCACCAGCTCCATCCATGGCCTTCTCGCCCgctctccacctccaccacccgcCTCGCCTCCAtcacctcctcctctcctccaaccCTCTTTCGTCCTCCTCCTGCGCTCAATACCCATGGCTCTCCGCCTGGTCCCGTCCCCGCCGCGGCCTCCGACCGCCAGCCCCCGCTCTGGACCTCCGCCCGGAGCCCTCCCCCACTTCCGGCTCCGACGACGAGGACGCCGTAGGAACTAGCCGCCACTCCGGACGCTCCACCATGTCTCTCATTCTCCACCGTCTCAAGCGCGCGGGCTACTCACTTGAGGCCCAAATCCCCCCCTCCACCTTCTCTCAGCACCCGCGGCGGGGCTCCGTGGAGGACGTGTTCCGCGCGGACGATGGTGTGCTTCCCAACGCGCGCGGGGGATTCGACGATGACGCGGAGTCCTCGCTCATGGACGCGCGGTTTCCGTGGGAGCGGCCGATGCCCCCGCCCGAGGCGGCTGCGCGGGCCGCGAGGTCGCCGGCGTGGATGGCGGAGCTTACGCTTCCTGAACCCGAGCTTAGGCGCCTTCGGCACGCGGCGATGAGGATCAAGTCGAAGACCCAGGTGGGTGGCGCTGGGGTGACGCGGGAAATCGTggcaaaaatcaaggagaagtggAGGACGGATGAGGTGGTCAGGGTCAAGGTCAACGGCACGCCTGCGCTCAACATGCGCCTCTTCCACGAGATACTAGAG AGAAAAACAGGGGGATTGGTAATATGGAGGTCAGGAACTTCTGTTTCTCTTTACCGGGGAGTAGCCTATGACGTACCTGATACCACTAAGGGAACAAATAGGACTTGGCAGGATGTTGGTATGAAGTCCTCAATAAAAGGGCCTCCTATCCCTTCCTCAATACCTAACGAGAAAGTTAATAGCATGCAAGGTAGTAATGGAGGTTTGGTATCTAATACTGAGAAAGAGGAAGCAATTGAAACAGTTCCAGAAATCAAATATGAAGAAGAAATTGGCAGGTTGTTGGATGAGCTTGGCCCTAGATACAGCGACTGGCCTGGATCCAATCCATTACCAGTAGATGCAGATTTGCTTCCCGCAACTATACCTGGTTACAAACCCCCTTTCAGAGTTCTGCCATATGGAGTACGGCGGTCACTCAGCCGAAAGGACACTACCAATTTGCGGCGTCTTGCTCGGGGACTGCCTCCTCACTTTGCTCTCG GGCGAAGCAGACAACTCCAAGGATTAGCAGCTGCTATGGTGAAGTTATGGGAGAGAAGTTCCATTGCAAAAGTTGCTTTGAAGAGAGGAGTGCAACTTACTACCAGTGAGAGGATGGCTGAAGATATCAAA AAATTAACAGGTGGGGTAATGCTTTCAAGGAACAATGACTTTGTAGTCTTCTACCGAGGGAAAGATTTCTTGTCCACGGAACTTGCAGAGGCACTCCTAGAGAGGGAAAGATCAATGAAGTCCCTACAAGATGAGGAGCAAGCACGGTTAAATGCAAAGTTGTCATTTACTTCTAGCACTGAGGCATTTATAGAATCCACTGTAGCTGGTACTCTTGGAGAGACCCTTGAAGCTAACTCTAAATATGGAAATGAACTGGTCGATAATCACGTGGACAAGATGACAAGAACTGTAGAAGCTGCAAAGCATGCTGATCTTGTAAGGAAGTTAGAGTGGAAGCTTGCACTT GCAGAGAAAAGGATAGCAAAAGCTGAAAGAGTGCTTGGAAAAGTCGAGACTGCCTTGAAGCCAACTGAAGATACCAAACCACCTGAAACAATAACCGATGAAGAGAGGTTCATGTTTCGGAAACTTGGTTTAAGGATGAAGGCATTTTTGCTCCTTG GTAGAAGAGGAGTTTTTGATGGCACAATCGAAAATATGCACTTGCACTGGAAATACAGGGAACTGGTGAAAATACTGGTGAAAGCAAAGTCTTTTGCAGATGTCAAGAGGACAGCGCTATCACTTGAAGTTGAGAGTGGGGGCGTTTTAGTTTCTGTGGACAAGGTCTCCAAAGGCTATGCCATTGTTGTGTTTCGTGGGAAGGACTATAAACGTCCTTCTATGCTGAGACCAAGGAATCTTTTGTCAAAGAGAAAGGCTTTAGCTCGATCCATTGAGCTACAGAGAATGGAG GCCCTGGGTCGTCACATTGAAAAGTTAAACAGAAGGGTTAATCAGCTCAGATCCGAACTG GTCCAAATGGAAGACGTAAAGGACCAAGGAGACGAGGAGCTGTATGCTAAACTAGATTCTGCTTATTCGAGCGAGGATGAAGATGTAGAG GACGAGGACGATGATGCTTATATCAGGAGCTTTGACAACCCAATTGCCAGGGCAACTGCTGATGATGAAAATGAAACCGCCATTGAGGACAGTGAGTCTAGTTATAGCAATGATTATGATTCCGCTGAAGATAATGGCGACTGCGAcgaagaggatgaagttaatgacgtGGAATATTCAGACTACGACGAGGATGAAGACTGCGAGCCCGCTGTAATTTCTGCTGGTAATTTTCAGCCTATCATGTATTCGGATTTTTCTGATGGTGACCGACCCCTAGAAGAAGGGGCTGAATCAGACGAAAGATGTAGCGATCTACGCAGTAGATAA